Proteins encoded by one window of Streptomyces sp. LX-29:
- a CDS encoding isoprenyl transferase: protein MARRGILGRRRRDYRAPDPHPSGARPPKIPGELVPNHVAIVMDGNGRWAKERGLPRTEGHKVGEGVVLDVLKGCLEMGVKNLSLYAFSTENWKRSPDEVRFLMNFNRDVIRRRRDEMDELGIRIRWTGRMPKLWKSVVQELQIAQEQTKDNDAMTLYFCVNYGGRAELADAAQALARDVAAGRLDPDKVNEKTLAKYLYYPDMPDVDLFLRPSGEQRTSNYLIWQSAYAEMVYQDVLWPDFDRRDLWRACLEYASRDRRFGGAIPNEELLRKEG, encoded by the coding sequence ATGGCACGACGCGGGATTCTGGGCCGGAGGCGACGTGACTACCGGGCCCCGGACCCACACCCCTCCGGTGCCCGGCCGCCGAAGATCCCCGGTGAGCTGGTCCCCAACCACGTGGCGATCGTCATGGACGGCAACGGCCGCTGGGCCAAGGAGCGCGGCCTGCCGCGCACCGAAGGGCACAAGGTGGGCGAGGGCGTGGTGCTCGACGTCCTCAAGGGCTGCCTGGAGATGGGCGTCAAGAACCTCTCCCTCTACGCCTTCTCCACCGAGAACTGGAAGCGCTCGCCCGACGAGGTCCGCTTCCTGATGAACTTCAACCGCGACGTCATCCGCCGCCGCCGCGACGAGATGGACGAGCTGGGCATCCGCATAAGGTGGACCGGCCGGATGCCCAAGCTGTGGAAGTCCGTGGTGCAGGAGCTCCAGATAGCGCAGGAGCAGACCAAGGACAACGACGCCATGACGCTGTACTTCTGCGTCAACTACGGCGGTCGCGCGGAGCTCGCCGACGCCGCGCAGGCGCTGGCCCGGGACGTCGCGGCGGGGCGGCTCGACCCGGACAAGGTCAACGAGAAGACGCTGGCGAAGTACCTGTACTACCCGGACATGCCGGACGTGGACCTGTTCCTGCGGCCGTCCGGAGAGCAGCGGACCTCGAACTACCTGATATGGCAGAGCGCCTACGCCGAGATGGTCTACCAGGACGTGCTGTGGCCCGATTTCGACCGTCGGGACCTGTGGCGGGCCTGCCTGGAGTACGCCTCCCGGGACCGCCGCTTCGGCGGAGCGATCCCCAATGAGGAGCTCCTCCGCAAGGAGGGGTGA
- a CDS encoding Fur family transcriptional regulator, whose protein sequence is MATAGPPVRGRSTRQRAAVAAALDEVDEFRSAQELHDMLKHRGDSVGLTTVYRTLQSLADAGEVDVLRTTEGEAVYRRCSSGDHHHHLVCRSCGKAVEVEGPAVERWADSIAAEHGFVDVAHTIEIFGTCGDCAAAAKA, encoded by the coding sequence GTGGCGACCGCGGGTCCCCCAGTACGCGGCCGGTCCACCAGGCAGCGCGCGGCGGTGGCGGCAGCGCTGGACGAGGTGGACGAGTTCCGCAGTGCGCAGGAACTCCACGACATGCTCAAGCACCGCGGTGACTCGGTCGGGCTGACCACGGTCTACCGCACGCTGCAGTCGCTCGCCGACGCGGGCGAGGTCGACGTGCTGCGCACGACCGAGGGCGAGGCCGTCTACCGCCGGTGCAGCAGCGGCGACCACCACCATCACCTGGTCTGCCGCTCCTGCGGCAAGGCCGTCGAGGTGGAGGGCCCGGCCGTGGAGCGGTGGGCGGACTCCATCGCCGCGGAGCACGGCTTCGTGGACGTGGCCCACACGATCGAGATCTTCGGCACCTGCGGCGACTGCGCCGCGGCGGCCAAGGCGTAG
- a CDS encoding metal ABC transporter permease: MEFLNYAFMQRALIAALLIGVTAPAVGIYLVQRRQAIMGDGIGHVALTGVALGFLTGANPVWTAVAVSALGAIVMELIRWYGKTRGDIALAMLFYGGMAGGVLLINLAPDGGNGKLMTYLFGSITTVSPEDVTAISCLAGFVVLVTIGLRRQLFAVCQDEEFARVTGLPVRLLNLLLAVTAAITVTVAMRVVGLLLVSALMVVPVAAAQQATRGFAMTLAAAMGIGVTVTLSGTVYSYYEDVPPGATIVVFAIAVFAAITVLAAPLARKRARRAEEAGAECTLETPKRDDVQV, translated from the coding sequence ATGGAATTCCTGAACTACGCCTTCATGCAGCGGGCGCTGATCGCCGCCCTCCTCATCGGCGTCACCGCCCCCGCCGTCGGCATCTACCTCGTCCAGCGCCGCCAGGCGATCATGGGCGACGGCATCGGCCATGTCGCCCTCACCGGCGTCGCCCTCGGCTTCCTGACCGGCGCCAACCCCGTGTGGACGGCGGTCGCCGTCTCCGCGCTCGGCGCGATCGTGATGGAGCTGATCCGCTGGTACGGCAAGACCCGCGGCGACATCGCGCTGGCCATGCTCTTCTACGGCGGCATGGCCGGCGGCGTGCTGCTGATCAACCTCGCGCCCGACGGCGGCAACGGCAAGCTGATGACCTACCTCTTCGGCTCGATCACCACGGTCTCGCCGGAGGACGTCACCGCGATCAGCTGCCTGGCCGGCTTCGTGGTGCTGGTCACCATCGGGCTGCGCCGCCAGCTGTTCGCGGTCTGCCAGGACGAGGAGTTCGCGCGCGTCACCGGGCTGCCGGTGCGGCTGCTGAACCTGCTGCTGGCCGTCACCGCCGCCATCACCGTCACCGTCGCCATGCGGGTCGTCGGCCTGCTGCTGGTCAGCGCGCTGATGGTGGTCCCGGTCGCCGCCGCCCAGCAGGCCACTCGCGGCTTCGCCATGACGCTGGCAGCGGCGATGGGCATCGGCGTCACCGTCACCCTCTCCGGCACCGTCTACTCCTACTACGAGGACGTGCCCCCCGGCGCGACCATCGTCGTCTTCGCCATCGCCGTCTTCGCCGCGATCACCGTCCTCGCCGCACCGCTGGCCAGAAAGCGCGCCCGACGGGCCGAGGAGGCCGGCGCGGAGTGCACTCTGGAGACGCCGAAGCGGGACGACGTCCAGGTCTAG
- a CDS encoding metal ABC transporter ATP-binding protein translates to MTEPVISLSGARASLGSRPVLRGVDLTVHRGEVVALLGANGSGKSTAVRAVVGQVPLSEGELELFGTPRRRFRDWARIGYVPQRTTAASGVPATVREVVSAGRLGRSRLGLLGRADRAAVDRALELVGMADRSRDSVNALSGGQHQRVLIARALAGEPELLIMDEPMAGVDLASQQVLAATLREQVDAGTTVLLVLHELGPLEPLIDRAVVLRDGCVVHDGPPPEAVGQHALPGHDHVHPHAAPDAEPIRTGLLS, encoded by the coding sequence ATGACGGAGCCGGTCATATCCCTCAGCGGGGCCAGGGCCTCGCTGGGCTCGCGCCCCGTGCTGCGCGGCGTGGACCTCACCGTGCACCGCGGCGAGGTGGTGGCCCTGCTCGGCGCGAACGGCTCGGGCAAGTCGACGGCCGTGCGCGCCGTCGTCGGCCAGGTGCCGCTCAGCGAGGGTGAGCTCGAGCTCTTCGGCACCCCGCGCCGCCGCTTCCGCGACTGGGCGCGGATCGGCTATGTGCCGCAGCGCACCACCGCCGCCAGCGGCGTCCCCGCGACCGTCCGGGAGGTCGTCTCCGCGGGTCGACTGGGCCGCTCCCGGCTGGGGCTGCTGGGCCGCGCCGACCGGGCCGCGGTGGACCGCGCCCTGGAGCTGGTCGGCATGGCCGACCGGTCCCGGGACTCGGTCAACGCGCTCTCCGGCGGCCAGCACCAGCGGGTGCTGATCGCCCGCGCCCTGGCCGGCGAGCCGGAGCTGCTGATCATGGATGAGCCGATGGCCGGGGTGGACCTGGCCAGCCAGCAGGTGCTGGCCGCCACCCTGCGCGAGCAGGTCGACGCCGGCACCACCGTGCTGCTGGTGCTGCACGAGCTGGGCCCGCTGGAGCCGCTCATCGACCGCGCCGTGGTGCTGCGTGACGGCTGCGTGGTGCACGACGGTCCCCCGCCGGAGGCCGTCGGCCAGCACGCGCTGCCCGGCCACGACCACGTACATCCGCATGCGGCGCCCGACGCCGAGCCGATCCGGACGGGGCTGCTGAGCTGA
- a CDS encoding metal ABC transporter substrate-binding protein: MNVARRLIPSAAVAGALALGLAALTACSTTDSDGRDGDGKLRVMAAFYPMEFLAERIGGDHIRVTTLAKPGAEPHDLDISPKQTAQLSESGLVIYLKGLQPAVDEAIDQNGPEHVADAASYTPLEDHGAEVDGHDHGAEGHGEGSEDHGDEGHGDHGDEGHGDHAEDHDEPQGDHEGHDHGEDTGADPHVWLDPVKYAEVAKGVGKALEKADPKHAADYRANTAKLVEELHALDREFRTGLKNRTTDTFITAHAAFGYLAERYGLEQEAISGLDPEAEPSPARMKKLHQVAEEDKVNTVFFETLVSDKTAKTLAGDLGLKTDVLDPLESIAEDSRGDDYFAVQRANLRALQGALGAQ; the protein is encoded by the coding sequence ATGAACGTCGCACGTCGCCTCATACCCTCGGCCGCCGTGGCGGGGGCCCTCGCTCTCGGCCTGGCGGCCCTCACCGCCTGTTCCACCACCGACTCCGACGGCCGGGACGGGGACGGCAAGCTCCGCGTGATGGCGGCGTTCTACCCGATGGAGTTCCTGGCCGAGCGGATCGGCGGCGATCACATACGGGTGACCACGCTCGCCAAGCCGGGCGCCGAGCCGCACGACCTGGACATCAGCCCCAAGCAGACCGCCCAGCTCTCCGAGTCGGGCCTGGTGATCTACCTCAAGGGCCTGCAGCCCGCCGTCGACGAGGCCATCGACCAGAACGGCCCCGAGCACGTCGCCGACGCCGCTTCGTACACCCCCCTCGAAGACCACGGGGCCGAGGTCGACGGCCACGACCACGGCGCCGAGGGCCACGGCGAGGGCAGCGAGGACCACGGCGATGAGGGCCACGGCGACCACGGCGATGAGGGCCACGGCGACCACGCCGAGGACCACGACGAGCCGCAGGGCGACCACGAGGGCCACGACCACGGCGAGGACACCGGCGCCGACCCCCATGTCTGGCTGGACCCGGTGAAGTACGCCGAGGTGGCCAAGGGCGTCGGGAAGGCCCTGGAGAAGGCCGACCCGAAGCACGCGGCCGACTACCGCGCCAACACCGCCAAGCTGGTCGAGGAGCTGCACGCGCTCGACCGCGAGTTCCGCACCGGACTGAAGAACCGCACCACCGACACCTTCATCACCGCCCACGCCGCCTTCGGCTACCTCGCCGAGCGCTACGGCCTGGAGCAGGAGGCCATCTCCGGGCTCGACCCGGAGGCCGAGCCCAGCCCGGCCCGGATGAAGAAGCTGCACCAGGTGGCGGAAGAGGACAAGGTGAACACCGTCTTCTTCGAGACGCTCGTGAGCGACAAGACGGCCAAGACGCTGGCCGGGGACCTCGGGCTCAAGACCGATGTGCTGGACCCGCTGGAGAGCATCGCCGAGGATTCTCGGGGCGACGACTACTTCGCGGTCCAGCGGGCGAACCTGCGGGCCCTGCAGGGAGCCCTGGGCGCACAGTGA